A genomic segment from Streptomyces antibioticus encodes:
- the mmsB gene encoding multiple monosaccharide ABC transporter permease has product MSTDVTDKSPAAAPPGKGGGPAAGNLLRLVLDGLRRNMRQYGMLIALGLIVLLFQVWTGGDLLLPRNVSNLVLQNSYILILAIGMMLVIIAGHIDLSVGSLTAFVGSFAAVLTVQHDIPWPLALLLCLLVGAVAGSVQGFLIAYLGIPSFIVTLAGMLLFRGLTEILLEGQTLGPFPDGLQKMGNGFLPEAGPETNYHNITLLLGLVLVVFVVLQEVRDRRRQQEFALDVVPRNLFLLKLVAIVAAMLTVTLLLASYKGAPIVLLILGVLVVGYGYVMRNAVFGRHIYAIGGNLPAAKLSGVKDKKVTFLVFLNMGVLAALAGLVVAARLNAASPKAGLSFELEAIASAFIGGASMSGGVGTVLGAIIGGLVLGVLNNGMNLLSVGTDWQQVIKGLALLAAVGFDVWNKRKSGS; this is encoded by the coding sequence ATGAGCACCGATGTGACGGACAAGAGCCCGGCGGCCGCGCCGCCCGGCAAGGGCGGCGGACCGGCCGCCGGCAACCTGCTCCGGCTCGTGCTGGACGGTCTGCGCCGCAACATGCGCCAGTACGGCATGCTGATCGCCCTCGGCCTGATCGTGCTCCTCTTCCAGGTGTGGACCGGCGGCGACCTGCTGCTGCCGCGCAACGTCTCCAACCTGGTGCTCCAGAACAGCTACATCCTGATCCTCGCGATCGGCATGATGCTGGTGATCATCGCGGGGCACATCGATCTGTCGGTGGGGTCGCTGACGGCGTTCGTGGGCTCCTTCGCGGCGGTGCTCACCGTCCAGCACGACATCCCGTGGCCGCTCGCCCTGCTGCTGTGTCTGCTGGTGGGCGCGGTGGCCGGCTCGGTGCAGGGCTTCCTGATCGCCTATCTCGGCATACCGTCGTTCATCGTCACCCTCGCGGGCATGCTGCTCTTCCGGGGTCTGACGGAGATCCTGCTGGAGGGCCAGACCCTCGGCCCGTTCCCGGACGGCCTCCAGAAGATGGGCAACGGCTTCCTGCCGGAGGCGGGCCCGGAGACGAACTACCACAACATCACGCTGCTGCTCGGGCTCGTCCTGGTGGTGTTCGTCGTCCTCCAGGAGGTCCGCGACCGCAGGCGGCAGCAGGAGTTCGCGCTCGACGTGGTGCCGCGCAACCTCTTCCTGCTCAAGCTCGTCGCCATCGTCGCCGCGATGCTCACCGTGACCCTGCTGCTCGCCAGCTACAAGGGCGCGCCGATCGTGCTGCTGATCCTGGGCGTGCTGGTGGTCGGCTACGGCTATGTGATGCGCAACGCCGTCTTCGGCCGGCACATCTACGCGATCGGCGGCAATCTGCCGGCGGCCAAGCTGTCCGGCGTCAAGGACAAGAAGGTCACCTTCCTGGTCTTCCTCAACATGGGCGTGCTCGCGGCCCTGGCGGGTCTGGTGGTCGCCGCCCGTCTGAACGCGGCCTCGCCGAAGGCGGGACTGAGCTTCGAACTCGAGGCGATCGCCTCGGCGTTCATCGGTGGCGCGTCCATGAGCGGCGGTGTCGGAACCGTCCTCGGCGCGATCATCGGCGGTCTGGTCCTCGGTGTGCTGAACAACGGC